TGTCTAAATTCGTTAACTGCATCCATATCAACTAATTTAGCTAATTCATCATATTCCAATACTTCAATTTTTTGGATTTCGTGTGATGTTCTAAATCCATCAAAGAAACTTAAAAATGGTACTTTAGCTTTTATTGCTGATAAGTGTGCTACAGCTGCTAAGTCCATAACTTCTTGAACACTACTTTCTGCAAGTAATGCAAATCCTGTTTGTCTTGCTGCCATAACGTCGGAGTGATCTCCAAATATGTTTAATGCATGAGTTGCAACTGATCTAGCACTTACATGGAATACTCCTGGTAAAAGTTCTCCTGCTATTTTGTACATGTTAGGAATCATTAAAAGTAATCCTTGAGAAGCTGTATATGTAGTTGTTAAGGCTCCTGCTTGTAATGATCCGTGAACTGCACCTGCTGCTCCTGCTTCTGATTGCATTTCAATTAATTTTACAGTTTGACCAAATATATTTTTCTTTCCTTGTGCTGCCCATTCATCAACGTGTTCAGCCATTGGGGATGATGGTGTTATAGGATAGATTGCTGCTACGTCTGTAAACGCATAGGATATATATCCAGCAGCAGTATTACCATCCATAGTTTTCATTCTTCTGCTCATTAGTAAATTCCCTTCTTTCTATATATTTTTAATAATATATAATTTTAATTAAAATTTTGCAGAAAACTACAAAATTATATAAGCATTATATAAGCTTTTTGTAAAGGATTTAACTTTACATTTTACTTGTCCACTTGTTGAATATTTTAATACACTTTTTTTTAAAAAACTAGTACACTTTATAATATACAACAAAATTTAAAATATGTAAAATGCATTATTAAATTTTTCTCAAAGTATATCCTTATTTGTAAAAGCCTTTATTATTGCTAAAACATTTCCAAAGATATTATATCACAAATATTTTATTATTGTATATTTTTTTTAATTTTAATACAAAATTATCTATTACATACTTTACAAATTAATTGTAATATTAAACCCTATACATGTAAAGTACAGGGTTTAATTTTTTTATATATTATTTATTTAGCAAGTAACTGTCCTAATTTTTTAGCTTCTTCTAATTGTTTTTCATTAGGTGCTTCTTGCACTGCTAGCTTTCCTATAACATTAAATCCATATTCTTTCATTTGAGTTTCCCATTTTTCGATAAATTCCCCATTGTCCCATCCATAAGATCCGAATAAAACAACTGGTTTATTTTCTAGGTTTAGCTCTTTAAAATTCTTTAAAAATGGTGCCATTTCTGTTTGATCTACTTGATTATTATCCATAGATGGACTTCCAAAAGCCACTGCATCTGCTTTTAACACATCTTCTGGTTTTGCGTATTGCACCTGTTTTATATCTACTTCTGCACCTGCAGATTTTGCTCCTTTAGATATATTATCTGCTAGTACCTCTACATTTCCCCCAGCACTCCAGTATATAATTGAAACCTTTTTCATAATACCATCTCCTTTGTTAAACCTATTAATTTAAATTACTTATACATTTATATTAACACAATAACCTTTATTAGTGAACAAATATTAGTGAATAACCTTATTTAGTGAATAACTAACAGTTAATAGTGAATAATTCTGGATAGCTTTTCTCCAATTTGTTACATTTGACAATTGACAGAGGACAGTTCATTTGACAATTGACAGAGGACAGAGGACAGAGGACAGAGGACAGAGGACAATGATTGACATCTTTTCTCCACTGTTGTTACGAAAAGTTTTTAATTTTATAAGATCTTTGGGTTTAGCTAAAGCTAAACCTTTATATTAGATAAATCTAAACTATCCTTAATTCTCCATTCTCCACTTTCCATTTTCAATTATATCTACATTGACATTTTTATTGATGGCTGGTTTAGCGAAGCTAAACATCGCTTTAGTTTTTAAGAGCATTAAAATTAAGTCAGGCTATAGTGTTAAAATCTTTTAAGCTATAAAATTCTATTGAATAGTTTAGTTTTAGTTTTTATAAAAATTCATATAATTAAGGATTTTTTGCAACAAAGTGAAAAAATCCTCAATAATTATTCATTGTTCCCTGTTCATTATTCACATTAATCAACGGCGGCCTATCGGCTTGCGACACAGTCGCTAGATTAATAGCAAATAATTAAAATAAATTATTATATAAAAGTTAATTTATTTTAAATCTCATCAGATTTTATAAAATTAAAGATTTTCTGTAGCAAAGCGGAGGAAAATCTTCCTTCATTGTCCTATGTCAATTGTCCTCTGTCCTCTAAATAAAATCA
This window of the Clostridium cochlearium genome carries:
- a CDS encoding flavodoxin, with protein sequence MKKVSIIYWSAGGNVEVLADNISKGAKSAGAEVDIKQVQYAKPEDVLKADAVAFGSPSMDNNQVDQTEMAPFLKNFKELNLENKPVVLFGSYGWDNGEFIEKWETQMKEYGFNVIGKLAVQEAPNEKQLEEAKKLGQLLAK